The following are encoded together in the Deltaproteobacteria bacterium genome:
- a CDS encoding efflux RND transporter periplasmic adaptor subunit: MKKNKLLSVLSILSILIPLSFSILACKAKPKKPKTADKIKTVSLTEAKWEEIQNTLELKGTFVPSDKLDVKTEVEGKILSATAQEGQNVSMGDPLATIDATKIKLQLDKSRKELKETEARIEAGMNLLKIIPAANAPAAVAVRPEDAEESPSSENGDSDEVGDESHRPALKESAETTKDQESSTPQNVSGSSKNDLVLRAEESTMDRIKAEIALNEKKLESETINAGIAGFISRKNVTDGSVVGLGEVLYQIVRLDPILLSVFVSKDMVSQFKKGDHLEVFSDELPGQALPAEVIFIAAEPDPQNKNYEVKISLSNTQQKLKGGMNGKIFTPLSETKESIQIPLSAALEKNGKAYVYVVEGDLAVKREVSLGRKTADKVEVKKGIREGEKVVSKGLNTLVEEQEYIKTES, from the coding sequence ATGAAAAAAAATAAATTGCTTTCAGTTCTATCGATTCTCTCTATTCTGATACCGCTTTCCTTTTCGATTTTGGCTTGTAAAGCAAAACCCAAAAAACCTAAAACCGCGGATAAAATAAAGACGGTTTCTCTCACGGAAGCCAAATGGGAAGAAATTCAGAATACCTTGGAATTGAAAGGCACTTTTGTTCCCAGCGATAAACTGGATGTAAAAACGGAAGTGGAGGGTAAAATATTGTCTGCCACTGCTCAGGAAGGGCAGAATGTTTCGATGGGAGATCCCCTGGCAACCATCGATGCTACGAAGATCAAACTACAGCTGGATAAAAGCAGGAAAGAACTTAAGGAGACAGAGGCGAGAATCGAGGCAGGAATGAATCTGCTGAAAATTATTCCAGCCGCAAATGCTCCTGCTGCCGTTGCTGTGAGGCCGGAAGATGCTGAAGAAAGTCCCTCTTCCGAAAATGGTGATTCCGATGAGGTTGGCGATGAAAGCCACAGACCCGCCTTGAAAGAAAGCGCAGAAACTACAAAAGATCAGGAATCTTCTACTCCGCAAAATGTTTCTGGTTCGTCAAAAAATGATTTGGTGCTGCGTGCAGAAGAATCCACGATGGATCGCATCAAAGCCGAGATTGCCCTGAATGAAAAAAAGCTGGAATCGGAGACTATTAATGCGGGCATTGCGGGTTTCATCAGCCGAAAGAACGTGACGGATGGAAGTGTGGTGGGGCTGGGAGAGGTTTTGTATCAAATTGTTCGCTTGGATCCAATTTTGCTTTCCGTATTTGTCTCTAAAGATATGGTTTCCCAGTTTAAAAAAGGGGATCATCTGGAGGTTTTTTCGGATGAGCTTCCCGGTCAAGCCCTGCCTGCTGAAGTCATCTTTATTGCAGCAGAACCCGATCCTCAAAATAAAAATTACGAAGTGAAAATTTCGCTGAGTAATACGCAACAAAAACTAAAAGGGGGAATGAATGGAAAAATTTTCACCCCTCTTTCAGAGACGAAAGAATCGATACAAATTCCCCTTTCTGCGGCGTTGGAAAAGAATGGAAAGGCCTATGTTTATGTGGTTGAAGGAGATCTTGCTGTAAAGAGGGAAGTCAGTTTGGGGCGAAAAACAGCCGACAAAGTTGAAGTGAAAAAGGGAATTAGAGAAGGGGAAAAAGTGGTGTCCAAGGGCTTAAACACCTTGGTGGAAGAACAGGAATACATTAAGACAGAGAGCTAG
- a CDS encoding glycine--tRNA ligase — translation MEKLVSLAKRRGFIFQSSEIYGGINGFWDYGPLGVELRQNIKNFWWNRLVRLREDVVGVDTSIICHPKTWEASGHVANFSDPMVDCKVCKGRFRADHIANIPCLQKPSLSVECCAKEKKGPGELTEVRQFNLMFQTHIGALQDASSVAYLRPETCQSIFTNFKNIQITSRQKVPFGIAQIGKSFRNEITPRNFIFRSREFEQMEMEFFIHPDAAEGEKWYEYWVAERFQWFVDLGIQKEKLRKRIHEKDELAHYAKGCTDVEYEFPFGWSELEGIANRSNYDLNQHIKHSGKDLSYFDDEKKEKYVPAVIETSLGVDRSFLTVFADAYHEEKVAGEKGQEEERVVLKFAPHIAPYKAAIFPLSKKLGETAKKLEKDLRKEFKTDYDDSGSIGKRYRRHDEAGTPFCITYDFESEQDQCVTVRERDSMKQERIAISQVRNYLRDKIFI, via the coding sequence ATGGAAAAACTTGTCAGCCTCGCCAAACGACGGGGTTTTATATTTCAATCCAGCGAAATTTATGGGGGAATCAACGGTTTTTGGGATTATGGTCCGCTGGGGGTTGAGCTTCGTCAAAACATCAAAAATTTCTGGTGGAATCGCCTGGTGCGTCTTCGGGAAGATGTCGTGGGCGTAGATACCTCCATCATCTGCCATCCCAAAACCTGGGAGGCCTCAGGACACGTCGCCAATTTTTCAGATCCCATGGTCGATTGCAAAGTTTGCAAAGGCCGTTTTCGCGCCGATCACATCGCCAACATCCCCTGTCTTCAAAAACCTTCGCTGAGTGTTGAATGTTGTGCCAAAGAAAAAAAAGGGCCGGGAGAACTCACCGAAGTCCGACAATTCAACCTCATGTTTCAAACCCACATCGGCGCCTTGCAGGACGCCTCTTCCGTGGCTTACCTAAGACCTGAGACCTGTCAATCTATCTTCACGAATTTCAAGAATATTCAGATTACTTCGCGACAAAAGGTTCCTTTTGGCATTGCCCAAATTGGCAAGAGTTTTCGAAACGAAATCACCCCGCGCAATTTCATTTTCCGGTCGCGTGAATTTGAACAAATGGAAATGGAATTCTTCATTCATCCAGATGCCGCTGAAGGCGAGAAATGGTATGAGTATTGGGTGGCGGAGCGCTTTCAATGGTTTGTGGACCTGGGAATTCAAAAAGAAAAACTCAGAAAACGCATCCATGAAAAAGACGAACTTGCGCATTATGCCAAGGGTTGCACGGACGTCGAGTATGAATTTCCTTTTGGTTGGTCCGAGTTGGAAGGTATCGCGAATCGATCCAACTACGATTTGAACCAGCACATCAAACATTCCGGAAAAGACCTCAGCTATTTTGACGATGAGAAAAAAGAAAAATATGTTCCTGCCGTCATTGAAACTTCTTTGGGAGTAGACCGTAGCTTCCTTACCGTTTTTGCCGATGCCTATCACGAGGAAAAAGTGGCTGGAGAAAAGGGGCAAGAAGAAGAACGAGTCGTACTAAAATTTGCACCTCACATTGCACCTTATAAAGCGGCGATTTTTCCTTTATCAAAAAAACTAGGAGAGACCGCCAAAAAATTAGAAAAGGATCTGCGTAAAGAATTTAAAACCGATTACGACGATTCCGGCAGTATCGGAAAACGCTATCGTCGTCACGATGAAGCGGGAACTCCTTTTTGTATTACTTATGATTTCGAATCGGAGCAGGATCAATGTGTAACCGTGCGGGAACGGGATTCGATGAAGCAGGAGAGGATTGCGATTTCGCAGGTGAGAAATTATTTAAGGGACAAGATTTTTATTTAA
- a CDS encoding DUF2442 domain-containing protein, producing the protein MHHQLFKVRAVDLLSDYTLKVHFDDSSEQTIDFAPLLKGEIYGPLKQLSLFRQVKIDPETHTLCWPNGADFDPETLHNWNLYSSRLIEKTKHWGPL; encoded by the coding sequence ATGCATCATCAACTTTTTAAAGTAAGGGCGGTAGATCTGCTTTCTGATTATACGCTCAAGGTTCATTTTGATGACTCCTCCGAGCAAACAATTGATTTTGCCCCTTTATTAAAAGGTGAGATTTACGGGCCATTGAAACAACTTTCTCTTTTCAGACAAGTGAAGATTGATCCAGAAACCCATACACTGTGCTGGCCGAATGGAGCAGATTTTGATCCCGAAACTCTTCACAATTGGAATTTATATTCCTCACGTCTGATTGAAAAAACAAAGCACTGGGGTCCCTTATGA